From the Polaribacter huanghezhanensis genome, the window ATCTTTCATTTTTACAACTTCTGCAGTTTTTTCTAAAAAATCAACAGAAATATAGGCATCTTTTTGAAAAAATCTAGATTTACGCATATTTTTCATTGAAATTCTACTCGCAGTTAAATTGGCAACACAACCGTTTTCAAATTCGATTCTTGCATTGGCAATATCTGGCGTTTCACTAATTACCGAAACACCACTTGCGTGAACGTTTTTTACAGGCGATTTAACGACGCTTAAAATAATATCGATATCGTGAATCATTAAATCCAATACCACAGGAACATCAGTTCCTCTAGGATTAAATTCTGCCAATCGATGCGTTTCTATAAACATTGGCGCATCAATCATGTCTTTTACAGCGGTAAACGCAGGATTAAAACGTTCTACGTGACCAACTTGTCCACGAATATGTTTCTGACTTGCCAAGGTCCTAATTGCTTCTGCTTCTAAAACTGTTTTTGTAATTGGTTTTTCAATAAAAATATGGCAGCCTTTTTCTATGGCTAATTTTGCACATTCAAAATGTGATAATGTTGGAGTTACAATGTCTATTACATCAACTTCATCAATTAAACTTTCTACAGAATCAAACAAGGTATACCCAAATTCTTCGGCAACTTTTTGTGCGTTTTCTGTAAATGAATCGTAAAAACCTATTAATTCGTATTTATCTGATTGTTGTAATAAACGAAGATGAATTTTTCCTAAATGACCAGCGCCAAGAACACCTACTTTTAGCATATACATATATTTTAATGTCTCCTCGAGCGCAGTCGAGAGGTTTTATAATTAAATTGTCTTAAGTAGTTCTCGACTGCGCTCGAACAGACAATTTTTTGAGTTTTTTTAAAAAAAAATTTATCGCGAACAAAGATACACTTTTATAGCTATTTTTTTAGATTTATTACTACTTTTAGAACTCCAAACTTTACTTAGAATTGAAAGATACACATAAACATCAAGGACTTAGAAAACAGCTAGCTAACGTGTTAGAAGCGAAAGGAATTACCGATAAAAATGTGTTAGATGCTGTCTGTAAAATTCCACGACATTTGTTTATCGATTCTAGTTTCGAAGCGCACGCTTATCAAGATAAAGCATTTCCGATTGCAGCCGAGCAAACCATTTCTCAGCCTTACACCGTTGCATTTCAATCGCAAACACTAGAGGTTAAACCTGGAGATAAAGTATTAGAAATAGGTACAGGTTCTGGATATCAAACGGCTGTTTTACTAGAAATGAAAGCAGAAGTCTATTCGATAGAGCGTCAAAAAGAATTGTTTAAAAAAACATCTTTGTTCTTACCAAAATTAGGCTATAGAGCAAAGAAATTAATTTTTGGCGATGGTTATAAAGGATTGCCAGAAGTTGCACCTTTTGATAAAATTATTGTAACCGCTGGAGCACCTTTTGTGCCGAAACCGTTATTAAGTCAGCTAAAAGTAGGAGGAAAGTTATTAATTCCTGTTGGTGATACAACACAAATAATGACGTTGTTTATCAGGAAATCTGCCAAAGAATTTGAAAAGCACGAATTAGGAGACTTTGCTTTTGTACCGATGTTGGGAGAGAAAAATTAATTTTTTATTCGATACCAATATGCAGTTCTGCCAAAAACTGAAAAACCAATATAACCACGAAGTTTCATCGTATTATTATCTTTTAACGTGATGTAGCATTTGTATTCTTTTCCATTTTTTGGATCTAAAACTTTTCCACCTGACCATTCGTCGCCATCTTTTTTTAACCCATTGATAATAACCAATCCTTTTATCGGTTTATTTTTGTTTTTTCCTTTGCAATTTTCGCAAACAGCATTTTTTGTTTTTGGGTCTAAAAGCTGAATAATCTTTCCGTAGAATTTGCCATTTTCTTGATAAACTTCAATAATAGATTCATCTTTATTGGTTTCTTCATCTACAGATTTCCATTTCCCTAAAATAGATTGCGAAAAGGCAATTGTAGTAAATAACAAGAAAAAAAGAAAAATTAGTTTTTTCATTTAATCGTATTTCGCATCAAAATTCCCACTCCATTTTCCTTGAACGCGTAATATTTGTTCGATGATATCTCTTGCACAACCTTCGCCTCCTTTTTTGTAAGAAATGTATTTAGAAATTTCCTGAATTTCTGGAGCTGCATCATTTGGGCAACAAGGCATTCCAACTAATTTCATCACTGGATAATCTGGAATGTCATCTCCCATATACAATACGTTTTCTGATTGTAAATGGTATTTTTCAACCAACTCGTTGTATTGTTTAATTTTATCATGCGCACCTAGATAAATGTCTTTAATTCCCAAGTCTTTCAAACGAATTCTTACACCTTCGTTATTTCCACCAGAAATAATACAGACATTTAATCCAGCATCAACAGCTGTTTTTAATGCATAGCCATCTTTAATATTCATGTGTCTTACCAATTCTCCGTTCGGAAAAACCGTCACGATTCCGTTGGTTAAAACGCCGTCAACATCAAAAATTAATGTATTTATTTGAGATAAAAATTCTTTATAACTTTTTTCCATATTTTAATTTAATTTGTCTGTTCGAGCGGAGTCGAGAACTCATATAACCTCTCGACTCCGCTCGGGGAGACATTTTATTTTAATTTATTCAATTGAGTTTTGAATTGACTTTGTAAGCAGTTGATATATTTTTTGCTGCTGCAAATTTAATTGTTCTAAATGATTTTGTATCGTTTGCACATCGTTTCTTTTTGCAGGACCCGTTTGTGCATCTTTTGGAGAAATTGATTGTGCCTTTTTAGCTGTTTCTTCAATCAAAGGGTATAAAATCTCAAAAGGAACATCGTTTTTCTCACAAATATCATTCGCAATTGTATACATATGATTGCTAAAATTATTTACAAAAACAGCTGCAACATGTAGTTTTTTTCGTTGTTCTGAATCAATTTGATAGATTTTTTTTCCAATAGATTTTGCGACATTTTCCAACAAATTAAAATCATCTTTATGTGAAGTTTCTAGGCAAAACGGAATCTCATTAAAATTGATGATTGCGTTTTTTGTAAACGATTGCAACGGATAAAAAACCCCTTTTCGTTTTCCTGCAATTGCGTTGATGTCAACTGCACCAGAAGTATGCATAATCAATCCTTTTCTATCACCAATTTCTTGAGAAACTTGCCGAATTGCATCATCAGAAACTGCAATGATAGTTACATCAGAACTAGGAATAGTTGATAGTTTTCTAGAATTGATTTGTGTCACATTGATATTTAACGCCTTAGAAAAAGCACTATATAAATGTGTTGCCACATTTCCGTTACCAAGAATTACTACTGAAATCATATCTAGCGAAGATATTGAAATTAATTTTCAACAATTAGATTATTAAAAATATTTTTGCATATTTGCGGTCTTATGATTGTTTAAATAGACTCCTGTTTTCGTCGTTTCTAACACGATCCAAAATTATCAGCATTGAAATATCATCAAAGCTGAATTCTATTATTTTATATTTTTAAGTAGTATGTCACAAAACAATCAATTTACCATAAAAAACATTTTTCAACTTTTTAAAGACGCCGTTAGCGGAAAAGAACAAGATTTTACAACTGGAAGCATTCGAAAAGCAGTTTTTCTATTATCGATTCCGATGATTTTAGAGATGCTAATGGAATCGATATTTGCTTTGGTCGATATTATTTACGTTTCTAGAATCAGTGTAAATGCTGTTGCAACCATTGGTTTAACAGAATCTGTAATTACCTTAGTGTACGCAGTTGCCATTGGATTAAGTATGGCGGTAACTGCTGTTGTTGCAAGGAGAATTGGAGAAAAAGATGTTGTTGGAGCCAACCAAGCAGCCATACAAGTGATCATTTTAGGAGTTGTCATCGCTATTATAATTAGTGTTATCGGAATTCTATATCCGAAGGAAATTTTAGCATTAATGGGCGCTGAAACCGATTTAATTGAAGAGGGTTTTGGCTATACAAAAATTTTATTAGGAGGAAACATTACTATTATGCTGTTGTTTTTAATCAACGCTATTTTTAGAGGCGCAGGAAATGCTTCTATTGCGATGTGGACGTTGATTTTATCAAACGGACTGAACATTATTTTAGATCCAATTTTTATTTTTGGATTGGGTCCGATTCCTGCGTACGGAGTAGAGGGAGCAGCAATTGCAACAACAATTGGTAGAGGAACTGCTGTTGTTTGGCAATTAATCGCATTGTTTTATGGTTTTGGAAAAATTAAAATTGCCGTAAAAGATGTGGTGATTCGAGTTTCTGTAATGATTAATTTGATCAAAGTTTCTTTAGGCGGAATTGGTCAGTTTTTAATCGGAACTTCTAGTTGGGTTTTCTTGATGAGAATCATGTCAGAATTTGGTAGCGAAGTGTTGGCAGGGTATACAATTGCAATTAGAATAATGATGTTTACTTTAATGCCAGCATGGGGAATGAGCAATGCAGCGGCAACATTAGTTGGACAAAATTTGGGGGCAAAAAAACCAGACAGAGCAGAAAAATCG encodes:
- a CDS encoding Gfo/Idh/MocA family oxidoreductase, translating into MLKVGVLGAGHLGKIHLRLLQQSDKYELIGFYDSFTENAQKVAEEFGYTLFDSVESLIDEVDVIDIVTPTLSHFECAKLAIEKGCHIFIEKPITKTVLEAEAIRTLASQKHIRGQVGHVERFNPAFTAVKDMIDAPMFIETHRLAEFNPRGTDVPVVLDLMIHDIDIILSVVKSPVKNVHASGVSVISETPDIANARIEFENGCVANLTASRISMKNMRKSRFFQKDAYISVDFLEKTAEVVKMKDVPKHQDEFAMILQNAEGVKKQIYFDNPEVTENNAILDELESFADAINNDTTPVVSLSQGTEALRIAQRIIDCF
- a CDS encoding protein-L-isoaspartate(D-aspartate) O-methyltransferase encodes the protein MKDTHKHQGLRKQLANVLEAKGITDKNVLDAVCKIPRHLFIDSSFEAHAYQDKAFPIAAEQTISQPYTVAFQSQTLEVKPGDKVLEIGTGSGYQTAVLLEMKAEVYSIERQKELFKKTSLFLPKLGYRAKKLIFGDGYKGLPEVAPFDKIIVTAGAPFVPKPLLSQLKVGGKLLIPVGDTTQIMTLFIRKSAKEFEKHELGDFAFVPMLGEKN
- a CDS encoding DUF2147 domain-containing protein, coding for MKKLIFLFFLLFTTIAFSQSILGKWKSVDEETNKDESIIEVYQENGKFYGKIIQLLDPKTKNAVCENCKGKNKNKPIKGLVIINGLKKDGDEWSGGKVLDPKNGKEYKCYITLKDNNTMKLRGYIGFSVFGRTAYWYRIKN
- a CDS encoding KdsC family phosphatase, translating into MEKSYKEFLSQINTLIFDVDGVLTNGIVTVFPNGELVRHMNIKDGYALKTAVDAGLNVCIISGGNNEGVRIRLKDLGIKDIYLGAHDKIKQYNELVEKYHLQSENVLYMGDDIPDYPVMKLVGMPCCPNDAAPEIQEISKYISYKKGGEGCARDIIEQILRVQGKWSGNFDAKYD
- a CDS encoding Rossmann-like and DUF2520 domain-containing protein, yielding MISVVILGNGNVATHLYSAFSKALNINVTQINSRKLSTIPSSDVTIIAVSDDAIRQVSQEIGDRKGLIMHTSGAVDINAIAGKRKGVFYPLQSFTKNAIINFNEIPFCLETSHKDDFNLLENVAKSIGKKIYQIDSEQRKKLHVAAVFVNNFSNHMYTIANDICEKNDVPFEILYPLIEETAKKAQSISPKDAQTGPAKRNDVQTIQNHLEQLNLQQQKIYQLLTKSIQNSIE
- a CDS encoding MATE family efflux transporter, which translates into the protein MSQNNQFTIKNIFQLFKDAVSGKEQDFTTGSIRKAVFLLSIPMILEMLMESIFALVDIIYVSRISVNAVATIGLTESVITLVYAVAIGLSMAVTAVVARRIGEKDVVGANQAAIQVIILGVVIAIIISVIGILYPKEILALMGAETDLIEEGFGYTKILLGGNITIMLLFLINAIFRGAGNASIAMWTLILSNGLNIILDPIFIFGLGPIPAYGVEGAAIATTIGRGTAVVWQLIALFYGFGKIKIAVKDVVIRVSVMINLIKVSLGGIGQFLIGTSSWVFLMRIMSEFGSEVLAGYTIAIRIMMFTLMPAWGMSNAAATLVGQNLGAKKPDRAEKSVWKTSKYAAYFMGFVSIIYMVFASTFLGWFSDNPEVVKNGTLCLQIIAAGYVFYAYGMVVIQSFNGSGDTKTPTYINFVCFWVFQLPFAYIVAILFEAGPIGVFLSITLAEILIAIIGIWLFKKGKWKTVQV